A single window of Sulfurihydrogenibium subterraneum DSM 15120 DNA harbors:
- the elbB gene encoding isoprenoid biosynthesis glyoxalase ElbB, with the protein MKIGVLLAGCGVFDGAEIHEATLTLYFLDKAGVETLIMAPNIKQKDVINHLTGEPMNEERNVLVEAARIARGNIVDIDQVKAEDIDGLIMPGGYGVAKNFSNFLEKGAEAEVIPQVKRLLVELFKAGKPIGAICISPVIVASALREAKPTVTIGTDIDVAKAIESMGARHLACPVNEMVVDEENKIVTTPAYMLGKTIKDVAEGIEKLVNEVIRLAKK; encoded by the coding sequence ATGAAGATAGGCGTTTTATTAGCAGGATGTGGAGTGTTTGACGGGGCAGAAATTCACGAAGCGACATTGACACTTTACTTTTTAGATAAAGCAGGAGTAGAGACACTTATAATGGCTCCAAACATAAAGCAGAAAGACGTTATAAACCACCTTACTGGCGAGCCAATGAACGAAGAGAGAAATGTTTTAGTTGAAGCTGCAAGAATTGCAAGAGGAAACATAGTTGATATAGACCAAGTAAAAGCAGAAGATATAGACGGTCTTATAATGCCCGGTGGATACGGCGTAGCAAAAAACTTTTCTAACTTTTTAGAAAAAGGCGCAGAAGCTGAAGTTATTCCACAAGTAAAAAGGTTGTTAGTAGAATTATTTAAAGCTGGAAAGCCAATCGGTGCTATATGTATATCTCCTGTAATAGTAGCATCTGCATTAAGGGAAGCTAAACCTACTGTAACAATAGGAACAGATATTGACGTTGCTAAAGCAATAGAATCTATGGGAGCAAGACATTTAGCCTGTCCAGTAAACGAGATGGTTGTAGACGAAGAAAATAAGATAGTTACAACCCCTGCTTACATGCTTGGAAAAACAATAAAAGACGTTGCAGAAGGTATAGAAAAACTGGTAAACGAAGTTATCAGACTTGCTAAAAAGTAA